From the Candidatus Eisenbacteria bacterium genome, the window CGACGCGACGCCGCTTCCCTGGGACCGCGAGGTGAAGCGGTTTTTCGCTGCGCTCCAAGCCTTCGATGACTACCTGGCCTCCAAGAAGCCGCTCCACAAACCGGCGGAGCGGATGTTTCAGGGCGCGATCGCGGATTCGCTGACCCACACCGGGCAAATCACGATGCTGCGCCGGCTCGCCGGCTCCCATGTCCGCGGCGAGAACTACTCGCGGGCCGGGATCGAGATCGGCCGGGTCGGAGCCGACCAACCGCTCCCGCCCGCGAGAAGCGAGTTCGATTAGCCCATGACCCCCGCGCCCACGGGAACCGGCGCGCCCGCGCAGGTCGGCCCCTACCGCATCGAGCGCGAGATCGCGCGCGGCGGAATGGGCATCGTCTACCTCGCGCGCGACACCAGGCTCGACCGTGCGGTCGCGATCAAGGCGCTGCCGGACGACGTCGCAGCGGATCCCGATCGCCTCGCGCGCTTCGAGCGCGAGGCGAAAGTGCTCGCCTCGCTCAACCATCCCAACGTCGCGGGCATCTATGGCGTGGAAGAGAGCGAGGGACGCCGCTATCTCGCGCTCGAGCACGTCGAGGGGGAGACCCTCGCGGCGCGGCTCGTGCGCGGCCCGCTCCCGCTCGCCGAGGCCCAAGAGATCTGCCTGCAGGTCGCGGCCGGAGTCGAGGCGGCGCACGAAAACGGCGTGATCCACCGCGACTTGAAACCCGGGAACGTGATGATCACCCCGGGCGACCACGTGAAGGTCCTGGATTTTGGGCTCGCGAAGGGGAAGGTCGCCGAGGAATCGGGAATCGTGCCACCGCCTCTTCTCGCGGATTCACCGACGCTGTCATCACCGACGCTCTCGCATTCACCCACGTTCCACTCGCCCGCGACGCTCCCGGGCGTGATCCTCGGCACGGCCGCCTATCTTTCGCCCGAGCAGGCGCGAGGGAAGGCGGTCGACCGCCGCACCGACATCTGGTCTTTTGGTTGCGTGCTCTACGAGTGCCTCACCGGGAAACGCGCGTTCGAGGGGGAGACGGTGAGCGACACGATCGCGAAAATTCTGGTCCAGGATCTCGATTGGTCAAAGCTTCCAAAATCGACGACGCCGCGGATCCGGGAGCTGCTCAAGCGCTGCCTGGAAAAAGATCCAAAGAGACGCCTCCGCGACATCGGCGAGGCTCGCCTCGCTCTCGAGGCCGTGCGGGCAGGCGAAACGGGCGCGACCGCCGCCGGCGCCGCGGCGCCGCCCCCGCCCACGAATCCCCTTGCGCGCGCGCGCGAGGCGATGCGGAGCCACGGATTCCTCTTCGCCGCCGGGCTCATCCTGGGCGCGCTCCTGGGACTCAACATGTGGGGCCAGCTCGGCTCGGGTGGTCATCATGGCGTCCGGGACGTCATGCGCGTCTCGGTCCCGATTCCGCCGGAGCTGCGCGCGCTCGAGGCCCAACTCACCCCCGATGGCCGCGCGGAGATCCTGCGCGCGTCCCTTCGCTCGACAGTGGGCGCCGGGGAGTCACGCCCACTCCTCTACCTTCGCCGCTTGGACAAGACCGAGTTCGAGCCGATCCGCGGCACGGAAGGTGCGACGAGTTTCGGGCTCAGCCCGGATGGGCGGTGGATCTGGTTCCGGGCGCCGCTCTCGGAGCGGTCCGGCCAGTATCGCCTCCTCAAGGCGCCGGCCGACGGAAGCGCGCCACCAACGCCGCTCATGAGCTGGGACGATGCATGGTTTGGCGGCCCGGTCTGGCTCCACTCGGGCGAGCTCGCCATCATGAGGAATCATGGCAAGGAGTTTGCGCGCCTTCTGGGGAAGGGAGGGTCCTCCTCGAAGCCGGTCGCGATCACGGGGCTGGAGTTCGTCGGGGATGCGCAATTCGCCGGACTACCTCTCCCAGGCGATCGCGCCGCCTTCGCGGTAATACGATCCTATGACGGAGGCTCCTACCACGAGGGCCTGCGAATCGTGGACTTGAAGACGGGGGCGATGAAGCCTCTGCTCCACGATGGCGGGAATGGTCAATTCACCCCGACGGGACACCTCCTGTTCACTCGAGGCGACGCTCTTTACGCGGCGCCGTTCGATGCGAGGAAGCTCGAGATCCGAGGCGAGACCGTCGCGGTCATGGATGGCCTGCGGATGCCCACTTGGGGGAACGCCTCATTCAGCCTTTCGGAGAATGGAATTCTCCAAACTGAATCCGGCGGCTCACGGCTGCTCGCGATCCAGAAGGCTCCGGGCGAGGACGAGATCACCCGGCTCGATATCACGCTGAATTTCTTCGAGGAGCTGAAGCAGCGTTTCGCGGCGGCGAAGAAGTAACCCGCCGGCGCGGCGGGTCAACCCCGCCTCGCGAAAATCCCGCCGAAGATATCCGTCCACGCGTGCAGAATCATCCCCGGCTTGAGGCTCCGCCGCCACACAGCGAGCGCGCCGAACAGGGCGCCGAACGTCGTGATGGCGATCACGTTCCGGAGCCCCTGATACCCATGCGACACGCCGAAGACCACGGCCTGCGCGAGCACCGCGACCAGCGCGCTTCCGGTCAGCGCCTCGAACTGCCTCTGGAGGTAGCCGCGGAAGATAGATTCCTCGCAAAATCCCGCCGTGAGCGACAGCGCAACCCAGACCGCAACCTCGAGCGGGTCGC encodes:
- a CDS encoding CPBP family intramembrane metalloprotease → MLIAFQWGLLRFVTAGGLRKTGTRLRDLIGERWTGWKDVLRDVVIALAVWAVWTAAETLVEQRLGSDSARGISTLLPRDPLEVAVWVALSLTAGFCEESIFRGYLQRQFEALTGSALVAVLAQAVVFGVSHGYQGLRNVIAITTFGALFGALAVWRRSLKPGMILHAWTDIFGGIFARRG
- a CDS encoding serine/threonine protein kinase, giving the protein MTPAPTGTGAPAQVGPYRIEREIARGGMGIVYLARDTRLDRAVAIKALPDDVAADPDRLARFEREAKVLASLNHPNVAGIYGVEESEGRRYLALEHVEGETLAARLVRGPLPLAEAQEICLQVAAGVEAAHENGVIHRDLKPGNVMITPGDHVKVLDFGLAKGKVAEESGIVPPPLLADSPTLSSPTLSHSPTFHSPATLPGVILGTAAYLSPEQARGKAVDRRTDIWSFGCVLYECLTGKRAFEGETVSDTIAKILVQDLDWSKLPKSTTPRIRELLKRCLEKDPKRRLRDIGEARLALEAVRAGETGATAAGAAAPPPPTNPLARAREAMRSHGFLFAAGLILGALLGLNMWGQLGSGGHHGVRDVMRVSVPIPPELRALEAQLTPDGRAEILRASLRSTVGAGESRPLLYLRRLDKTEFEPIRGTEGATSFGLSPDGRWIWFRAPLSERSGQYRLLKAPADGSAPPTPLMSWDDAWFGGPVWLHSGELAIMRNHGKEFARLLGKGGSSSKPVAITGLEFVGDAQFAGLPLPGDRAAFAVIRSYDGGSYHEGLRIVDLKTGAMKPLLHDGGNGQFTPTGHLLFTRGDALYAAPFDARKLEIRGETVAVMDGLRMPTWGNASFSLSENGILQTESGGSRLLAIQKAPGEDEITRLDITLNFFEELKQRFAAAKK